A region of Patescibacteria group bacterium DNA encodes the following proteins:
- a CDS encoding ABC transporter ATP-binding protein: protein MPALININDLHKIYKSEDIETHVLRGVSFKIEKGEFVSIMGPSGSGKSTLMHILGLLDRASSGVYEFEGVNVTELSDNELAKMRNEKIGFVFQAFNLLPRTSVLENVVLPLSYSANKAGMQGRAKKVLESVGLGHRLPYFTNQISGGEKQRVAIARALVNEPSIIFADEPTGNLDSKSGTQIMEILQHLNNEGNTIVMVTHETYTSEHAKRIIKIRDGEIVDDYLVEHRRIAKDGVMLK, encoded by the coding sequence ATGCCCGCTTTGATTAATATTAACGACCTTCATAAAATCTATAAATCCGAAGACATCGAAACCCACGTTCTGCGTGGGGTTAGTTTTAAAATCGAGAAAGGCGAATTTGTCTCGATTATGGGGCCGTCCGGCTCGGGAAAATCGACGCTTATGCATATCCTGGGGCTCCTTGACCGGGCGTCATCCGGCGTTTATGAATTCGAAGGAGTGAACGTAACCGAACTGTCGGACAATGAATTGGCTAAAATGCGTAATGAGAAAATCGGGTTTGTTTTTCAGGCTTTTAACCTGCTTCCGCGGACCAGCGTTTTGGAAAATGTAGTTCTGCCTTTGTCTTATTCGGCGAACAAGGCCGGCATGCAGGGCCGGGCGAAAAAAGTTTTGGAAAGCGTCGGGCTGGGCCATCGCCTGCCATACTTCACTAACCAAATATCGGGCGGGGAAAAACAGCGCGTCGCCATTGCCCGGGCTTTGGTCAATGAGCCGTCGATAATTTTTGCCGACGAGCCAACCGGAAATCTTGACTCAAAATCCGGCACCCAAATTATGGAAATACTCCAGCATTTGAATAATGAAGGCAATACGATTGTCATGGTAACGCACGAAACTTACACTTCCGAGCACGCGAAAAGAATTATAAAGATAAGAGACGGCGAAATTGTCGATGACTATCTCGTGGAGCACCGCCGCATAGCCAAAGACGGCGTGATGCTCAAGTAG
- a CDS encoding HlyD family efflux transporter periplasmic adaptor subunit: MLRIISWIKSLSLKKKILLVLTLAVIIIGAFFVLKKKPAAEYTTAKAALGTLKQTVSETGTVEAPEDLNLSFLASGRLNKILVKEGERVFGGQALAELDYGALSIKKKEAQASLDSANASLDKLISGSTGSEIRVARANVNQAKASYNAAVVDLEKTKNTTAENNRQAQKKVSDLTSSAPTDVTTYEQSVIQAKTVLDNTRSSYETALKNYRADALSAVEDSIFDGQTALDKIDAILQDTDKMANFSVKDASFIAKTKDGYTDAGVKKNTANTDLSAGKSSNRDADIKTASNSAITFLNAVLKALDYCFKGLEKSLATSDYSQATLDADKTLISTQISTITASISSLQTAGQNLNTGILNYDTKVREAEEDLAQAQASLDNAALGAQNSLDSTKLTGEQSLAAAESKVETALKAYDSAQASLDKVLAGSNNFDIRAAQAGFAQAEANLESINRQIEDSVIIAPVSGTVTKIAYQIGETVQAASTAISMIGDNDFNIKIDISEIDVSKISAGNECEITFDSFGAEKKFEGIVYFIDTAPTIIQDVVYYKVKVKLKGTDVMDELTATSTAGAVAIGATSTAPLLEGSSEAGEDLENPAETAENASAAKAEAEMTEEYSRIKPGMTANVDIFAAKKDGVLIMPLRAVVDKNGSGKYVRVMDGKTPKEVPVEIGLKGDEGMVEVISGVKEGDEVVTFVKENAK; encoded by the coding sequence ATGCTAAGAATAATTTCCTGGATTAAGTCCTTATCGTTAAAAAAGAAAATATTGTTGGTATTAACGCTGGCCGTCATTATTATCGGAGCGTTTTTTGTTTTAAAGAAAAAGCCGGCGGCCGAGTATACGACCGCCAAAGCCGCCCTAGGAACCTTAAAGCAAACCGTATCGGAAACCGGAACGGTCGAGGCGCCGGAAGATTTGAATTTAAGTTTTTTGGCTTCCGGGCGCTTGAATAAAATTTTAGTGAAAGAAGGGGAAAGGGTTTTTGGCGGCCAAGCTTTGGCCGAACTGGATTATGGCGCATTATCCATTAAGAAAAAAGAAGCCCAGGCCAGCCTGGATTCGGCTAATGCCAGTTTGGACAAACTTATTTCCGGGTCAACCGGATCAGAAATAAGAGTCGCCCGGGCTAATGTCAATCAGGCCAAAGCCAGCTATAACGCCGCGGTGGTTGACTTGGAAAAAACAAAAAATACCACGGCTGAAAACAACCGGCAGGCGCAAAAAAAGGTAAGTGACTTAACCTCGTCCGCGCCGACTGACGTTACTACTTATGAGCAGTCGGTAATCCAAGCGAAAACCGTCCTGGACAATACCAGATCTTCTTACGAAACGGCCTTAAAAAATTATCGCGCTGACGCCTTGTCCGCCGTTGAAGACAGTATTTTCGACGGTCAAACTGCTCTGGATAAAATTGACGCGATTTTGCAGGATACGGACAAGATGGCCAACTTCAGCGTTAAAGATGCGTCTTTTATCGCGAAAACCAAAGATGGTTATACTGACGCCGGGGTTAAAAAAAATACGGCTAATACTGATCTTTCCGCCGGCAAATCTTCTAACCGGGACGCCGACATTAAAACGGCGTCTAATAGCGCCATCACTTTCCTTAACGCGGTTTTAAAAGCGCTTGATTACTGCTTTAAAGGACTGGAAAAAAGCTTGGCTACTTCGGATTATTCCCAAGCTACGCTGGATGCCGATAAAACATTAATTTCAACGCAAATAAGCACCATTACCGCGAGCATCTCGTCTCTGCAAACCGCCGGTCAGAATCTTAATACCGGAATCTTAAATTATGATACTAAAGTCCGGGAAGCTGAAGAAGACCTGGCCCAGGCGCAAGCCAGCCTGGATAACGCCGCTTTGGGCGCCCAAAACAGTTTAGACTCAACTAAATTAACCGGGGAGCAAAGCTTGGCGGCGGCAGAATCAAAAGTTGAAACGGCGCTTAAGGCTTACGACTCGGCGCAAGCCAGCCTGGATAAGGTTTTGGCTGGATCAAATAACTTCGATATCCGCGCGGCCCAGGCCGGCTTTGCCCAGGCCGAAGCTAATTTAGAATCAATAAACAGGCAGATTGAAGACAGCGTCATCATCGCGCCGGTTTCCGGAACGGTAACCAAAATCGCCTACCAAATTGGTGAAACCGTTCAGGCGGCTTCGACCGCCATCTCAATGATCGGCGACAATGACTTTAATATAAAGATCGATATTTCTGAAATCGACGTCTCCAAAATAAGCGCGGGGAATGAATGCGAAATCACTTTCGATTCCTTTGGCGCGGAAAAGAAATTCGAGGGAATTGTTTATTTTATTGACACGGCTCCGACCATAATCCAGGACGTAGTATATTACAAAGTGAAAGTCAAATTAAAAGGAACCGATGTTATGGACGAACTAACGGCGACGAGCACGGCTGGCGCCGTAGCTATTGGCGCGACATCTACGGCCCCTTTATTAGAAGGCTCTTCGGAAGCCGGAGAAGACCTGGAAAATCCGGCCGAGACCGCCGAAAATGCCTCTGCCGCGAAAGCGGAGGCCGAGATGACTGAAGAATATTCCCGGATAAAACCCGGGATGACCGCCAACGTCGATATCTTTGCCGCCAAAAAAGACGGAGTCCTGATTATGCCTTTGCGCGCGGTCGTTGATAAAAACGGATCAGGAAAGTACGTCCGCGTTATGGACGGCAAAACTCCGAAAGAAGTTCCGGTTGAAATCGGATTAAAAGGCGACGAAGGGATGGTCGAAGTGATTTCCGGGGTTAAAGAAGGCGACGAGGTAGTTACGTTCGTAAAAGAAAACGCGAAATAA
- a CDS encoding ABC transporter permease yields MINFCKQCVKNSVRALLGNKMRSFLTMLGIIIGVSAVIIIMAVGAGAQSLILDQIKGIGTDLIGIQPGKSDSKEPPASVMGIVIATLTYEDALALAKVNNVPDLTSVEATVKGVVTVSWENNEVDTNLNGTMASYPEAESHDVEAGRFFTADEERGIAKVVVLGSKVKDDIFGQSDAIGQKLKIKKHTFQVIGVMKKKGSVAFQDYDDQIMVPITAAQKLILGINYVNMIRGKVDSEDNIPKATEDIEKTLRERHGISDQSGAGDDFTVRNAAQALDMVTTVTDALKYFLAAMAAISLVVGGIGIMNIMLVSVSERTREIGLRKAVGARRSDILIQFLTESIIITLTGGIIGIAAGALVSLIIALGAHAMNYQWDYSVSFLSIALGVGVSSFVGLVFGIYPASKAGKLDPIEALRYE; encoded by the coding sequence ATGATTAATTTTTGCAAACAATGCGTAAAGAATTCTGTCCGGGCGCTTTTAGGAAATAAGATGAGGAGCTTTTTGACCATGCTCGGGATTATCATCGGCGTGTCGGCGGTAATTATTATCATGGCGGTCGGCGCCGGGGCTCAAAGCCTGATTTTAGATCAGATCAAAGGAATCGGTACGGATTTAATCGGTATTCAGCCGGGTAAAAGCGATTCTAAAGAGCCGCCGGCTTCGGTGATGGGAATCGTAATCGCCACTCTTACTTACGAAGACGCTTTGGCGCTCGCGAAAGTGAATAATGTTCCGGACTTGACGAGCGTTGAAGCGACCGTTAAAGGAGTGGTTACGGTTTCATGGGAGAATAATGAAGTTGATACCAATTTAAACGGGACTATGGCTAGCTATCCGGAAGCCGAATCGCATGACGTGGAAGCCGGGCGGTTTTTTACGGCGGACGAAGAAAGGGGCATTGCCAAGGTAGTAGTGCTGGGCTCAAAAGTAAAAGACGATATTTTCGGCCAAAGCGACGCTATCGGGCAAAAGCTGAAAATTAAAAAACATACTTTCCAGGTAATCGGCGTTATGAAGAAAAAGGGAAGCGTAGCCTTCCAGGACTATGATGACCAAATTATGGTCCCGATTACCGCGGCCCAAAAGCTGATTCTGGGGATTAACTACGTCAACATGATCCGCGGCAAGGTAGATAGCGAAGACAATATTCCTAAAGCGACCGAGGATATAGAAAAGACGCTTCGCGAACGGCACGGAATAAGCGACCAATCCGGCGCCGGGGACGATTTTACGGTTCGAAACGCCGCCCAGGCGCTTGATATGGTAACGACGGTTACTGACGCGCTAAAATATTTTTTGGCGGCCATGGCGGCAATTTCCCTTGTGGTTGGCGGCATTGGCATTATGAATATAATGCTCGTGAGCGTTTCCGAGCGGACGCGCGAGATTGGGCTAAGAAAAGCAGTCGGCGCCAGGCGCTCGGATATCCTTATTCAATTTTTAACTGAATCGATAATTATTACCCTTACCGGAGGAATAATCGGCATTGCCGCCGGCGCGCTGGTTTCGCTTATAATCGCTTTGGGAGCCCATGCCATGAACTACCAATGGGATTACAGCGTTTCGTTTTTATCCATCGCCTTAGGCGTGGGAGTTTCCTCTTTTGTCGGTTTGGTGTTTGGAATTTACCCGGCCAGCAAAGCGGGGAAGCTTGACCCGATTGAAGCTTTGCGGTATGAATAG
- a CDS encoding response regulator — translation MPKKIFIVEDDANMLFSLQAKLRVAGFEVIISQGDETEERVVEKVKSFLPDYLILDLVLPQTEGFKILSLLKSSRGLPNLPVFVFTNLSDSESREKAARLGAVQFINKNEFNIDDFIEKIKKIVSNFEKTKC, via the coding sequence ATGCCAAAAAAAATATTCATCGTCGAAGATGACGCCAATATGCTTTTTAGCCTGCAGGCTAAATTAAGGGTCGCCGGTTTTGAAGTTATCATCAGCCAGGGCGACGAGACCGAAGAAAGGGTTGTGGAAAAAGTAAAGAGCTTTTTACCGGATTATCTTATTCTTGATCTTGTACTTCCGCAAACCGAAGGCTTTAAAATCTTATCCCTTTTAAAATCGAGCCGGGGACTGCCGAACCTGCCGGTATTTGTTTTTACCAATTTAAGCGATTCGGAAAGCCGGGAAAAGGCGGCCAGGCTCGGCGCCGTCCAGTTCATAAATAAAAATGAATTTAATATTGATGATTTTATAGAAAAAATAAAAAAGATTGTTTCCAATTTTGAAAAAACCAAATGCTAA
- a CDS encoding DUF4012 domain-containing protein yields MFYRKEKKIDFSKAFEKVKDEAADIGELAKIEAKELVSYVKNQEEKIVSEAREIYSEAPLVKKKKQRIKAAKIVRLAAPLLIGFFALFIILAGISFWMFAKIYFEAMRGKANIEQSVAFIGQGDFESSISFSKQAEINFKNALIMANEMDGSAIKYLPLIGSSVSDAKYLLSTASILSRTVTEGVTISKGMESLVKKSSASFSKFTPEEKGKVLAYLYQSSPELVGLKANLDLASLNLEKIKFSFLLFPIKGKIESLKERLDLGREILERAIPASKFLPELAGFPEKRRFLFLLQNSDELRPTGGFIGNYGIIETQNGDIVRFDTDDSYHLDMPVKDKLNIDPPAPVKEYLAKKWYFRDSNWQPDFTAAAKTSEWFFKQESGLAQSKENTDFSGIIAITPKFITDLLAITGPIILEGHEYNKDNFSELLEYRVEMGYKEMGESSWNRKQMVGKIANELKTRIFDLPMDRWEEIFKAIANNIDEKNILVYFNDCDLEELAVEEGIAGEQKAADNDYLMVVDSNMGSFKTDSVMNKNIIYKLEEKTGGLFAKVTAYYSHQGTRDWRTTDYRTYTRVYVPQGSRLVSSEGFLSEVTAGQDEDYIVQTCSKTEKDKMFFGGFLKIAPGKIGNFTIEYQLPDRLYRKLDQGEYKLTLQKQPGNRVSEVQVDIKPDRTIKAYIPTGFSADKISSGEIIWKTDLTTDKSFEVKL; encoded by the coding sequence ATGTTTTACCGCAAAGAGAAAAAAATAGATTTTTCCAAAGCTTTTGAAAAAGTTAAGGACGAAGCGGCCGATATTGGCGAGCTGGCAAAAATTGAGGCAAAAGAACTCGTTTCGTACGTAAAAAACCAGGAAGAAAAAATCGTATCCGAAGCCAGGGAAATCTATAGCGAAGCGCCGCTGGTTAAGAAAAAAAAGCAAAGAATTAAGGCGGCTAAAATCGTCCGGCTGGCCGCGCCGCTTTTAATCGGTTTTTTTGCCTTGTTCATAATTCTCGCCGGCATTTCTTTTTGGATGTTCGCGAAGATCTATTTTGAAGCCATGCGCGGCAAAGCCAATATCGAGCAATCGGTCGCCTTCATTGGGCAGGGCGATTTTGAAAGTTCAATATCCTTTTCCAAACAAGCCGAAATAAATTTCAAGAACGCGCTCATCATGGCCAATGAAATGGACGGGAGCGCCATAAAATACCTGCCGCTTATCGGCTCATCGGTTTCGGACGCTAAATATCTTCTTTCCACCGCCAGCATCTTAAGCCGCACTGTTACCGAAGGCGTTACAATTTCTAAAGGCATGGAGAGCTTGGTTAAAAAATCAAGCGCCAGTTTTTCAAAGTTCACTCCGGAAGAAAAAGGAAAAGTGCTTGCCTATCTTTACCAAAGCTCCCCGGAACTGGTCGGGCTAAAGGCCAACCTTGATTTAGCCAGCCTGAACCTGGAAAAAATAAAATTTTCATTTCTTTTGTTTCCGATAAAAGGCAAAATTGAAAGCTTAAAAGAGCGCCTGGATCTGGGGCGGGAAATTTTAGAGCGGGCGATTCCGGCTTCGAAATTTTTACCCGAACTGGCCGGTTTTCCCGAAAAAAGGCGCTTTCTGTTTCTGCTCCAGAATTCCGACGAGCTCCGGCCTACCGGAGGATTTATCGGCAACTACGGAATCATCGAAACTCAAAACGGCGATATTGTCCGGTTCGACACCGACGACTCCTATCATCTTGATATGCCGGTCAAAGATAAATTGAATATCGATCCGCCGGCGCCGGTAAAAGAATATCTGGCTAAGAAATGGTATTTTAGGGATTCTAACTGGCAGCCGGATTTTACCGCGGCCGCGAAGACGTCTGAATGGTTTTTTAAGCAGGAGTCCGGGCTGGCTCAAAGCAAGGAAAATACGGATTTTTCCGGAATTATCGCCATCACTCCGAAATTCATCACTGATTTATTGGCCATTACCGGACCGATTATCCTTGAGGGGCATGAATACAACAAAGACAATTTTTCCGAGCTTTTGGAATACCGGGTGGAAATGGGCTACAAGGAAATGGGGGAGTCTTCCTGGAACCGCAAACAGATGGTGGGAAAAATCGCCAATGAGCTGAAGACAAGGATTTTCGACCTGCCGATGGACCGCTGGGAAGAAATTTTTAAAGCCATAGCCAACAATATCGATGAGAAAAATATTTTGGTCTACTTTAATGATTGCGACTTGGAAGAGCTGGCGGTCGAAGAGGGAATTGCCGGCGAGCAGAAAGCGGCCGATAACGATTATTTAATGGTCGTTGATTCCAATATGGGCTCGTTTAAGACCGATTCAGTAATGAATAAAAATATAATCTATAAGCTGGAAGAAAAAACCGGCGGCCTGTTCGCCAAAGTTACCGCCTATTATTCCCATCAGGGGACCAGAGACTGGCGGACAACCGATTACCGGACTTATACCAGGGTTTACGTTCCGCAGGGTTCAAGGCTGGTGAGTTCCGAAGGCTTTTTAAGCGAAGTTACGGCCGGACAGGACGAGGATTATATTGTTCAAACTTGCTCCAAAACCGAAAAAGACAAGATGTTCTTCGGCGGATTCTTGAAAATCGCGCCGGGAAAAATCGGGAATTTTACCATCGAATACCAGTTGCCGGACAGACTGTACAGGAAATTAGACCAGGGAGAATATAAATTAACCCTGCAGAAACAGCCGGGCAACCGGGTATCAGAAGTCCAGGTGGATATAAAACCGGACCGGACTATAAAAGCCTACATCCCGACCGGATTTTCCGCGGACAAAATTTCAAGCGGCGAAATCATCTGGAAAACGGATTTAACTACGGACAAGTCTTTTGAGGTGAAATTATAA
- a CDS encoding nitronate monooxygenase, with amino-acid sequence MGIDISIPSLGNKVSRLGGYGTVSGVVAGTVLARRLQLGDIGGHYRRALAHFPFPEIAEQVLEAYFVAGGILPCAQFKPVPMFTLNPSNLLIALTVCANFCLVWLAKEGHGGPIAINFLEKVQLSLIYGLVGAMLAGVDEVTAGAGIPIQIPGILDAIAAGRNPAYEVDATIADKKGTVRIEFDLIKFFRKHLPKMKRPGFIPIIGTHVLAEYLASKCSSTIEGFVVELPPAGGHVVRPRGIIRYDDFGEPIYDPIRDMPNWGRMVNLMRKLGLPWWVGGDCASPEKLAWAKSIGATGVQVGGIMASSRESGERDDLRRRKNRLAYRNELLVKTDMSASPTGFPFKLTNLTDRDQLALRTPKCTHGALVEVCIDEKGHDFYRCPAEPIKDYLRKGGNIEKTKGVVSLCNGLFGNSQIGGPGEIPTQTYSSKFAFIRELLTDENGDYGVEDAMNYLLS; translated from the coding sequence ATGGGTATTGATATCTCAATTCCATCCTTGGGCAACAAAGTGTCTCGGCTGGGTGGCTATGGCACGGTATCGGGGGTTGTCGCCGGTACTGTATTGGCGCGCCGATTACAGCTTGGCGACATCGGCGGACACTATCGTCGCGCTTTAGCTCATTTCCCCTTTCCGGAAATAGCTGAACAGGTTCTGGAAGCGTACTTTGTGGCCGGCGGTATTCTGCCTTGCGCACAGTTCAAGCCAGTTCCCATGTTCACCTTAAACCCATCCAATTTATTGATAGCGTTGACGGTTTGCGCTAATTTTTGCCTGGTTTGGCTGGCAAAAGAGGGACATGGCGGGCCGATTGCAATAAATTTTTTGGAAAAGGTCCAGCTTAGCCTAATCTACGGTTTGGTTGGCGCTATGCTGGCCGGTGTTGACGAGGTGACCGCGGGCGCGGGAATTCCTATCCAGATTCCCGGGATCTTGGACGCGATAGCCGCGGGCCGAAATCCTGCCTATGAGGTTGACGCAACGATAGCCGACAAAAAGGGGACAGTGCGGATAGAATTTGATCTTATAAAATTTTTCCGCAAACATCTTCCCAAGATGAAACGCCCAGGTTTTATTCCTATTATTGGCACGCACGTGCTGGCCGAATATTTGGCTAGCAAGTGCAGTAGTACAATAGAAGGATTTGTTGTCGAACTGCCTCCGGCCGGCGGCCATGTTGTCCGGCCCAGGGGGATAATCCGGTATGATGATTTTGGCGAACCGATATACGACCCAATACGCGACATGCCAAATTGGGGAAGAATGGTAAACTTGATGCGAAAGCTCGGGTTGCCTTGGTGGGTCGGCGGCGACTGCGCTTCGCCGGAAAAGTTGGCCTGGGCCAAAAGCATCGGAGCTACCGGCGTTCAGGTGGGCGGCATAATGGCTTCGAGCAGAGAATCGGGAGAGCGGGATGATTTGCGCCGAAGAAAAAATCGGCTCGCCTATCGCAATGAACTATTAGTGAAAACCGATATGTCGGCCTCTCCAACCGGTTTTCCCTTTAAACTCACAAATCTTACCGACAGGGATCAGTTGGCGTTAAGGACGCCAAAGTGCACCCATGGCGCCCTCGTTGAAGTGTGCATTGACGAAAAAGGCCATGACTTCTACCGTTGTCCGGCTGAACCGATCAAGGATTACTTGCGCAAAGGCGGCAATATCGAAAAAACCAAAGGCGTGGTTTCCCTTTGTAACGGTTTATTCGGAAATTCACAAATCGGCGGCCCGGGAGAAATACCGACCCAGACCTATAGCAGTAAATTTGCGTTTATACGCGAGTTACTCACCGACGAAAACGGTGATTACGGCGTAGAAGACGCCATGAACTATCTTTTGAGCTGA
- a CDS encoding ABC transporter permease, translated as MFSSLKTAFKSLRTNKGRTALAILGIVIGIASVIIVFSAGEGIRHLIIGQVESFGTNIIESEPRVPKKTAKGRASDTEQGMAAAQGVQVTSMKLKDMDDIDKLPNVKESYGAVLGQEQASYGNELKKVFVEGVSASYIDIDQSEIDSGRFFTDAEDRSLAEVAVLGSEISNQLFGDSDPLDKWIRVRKQKFRIIGVLKERGSMGGVMNFDQFVFIPLRTLQKKIMGIDHVLYMIHELNDVSLADETAAEIKTILRTNHNITDPDRDDFAVTTMAEMMKILGTVTNAITLLLLTIVAISLVVGGVGVMNIMYVMVSERTPEIGLRKSIGAKFSDIMGQFLFESILITLTGAIVGIVLGVLLSFLIALAARGFGLAWEFAVPLRAYPVAIGFSLLFGLAFGLYPARKAARLDPVEALRRE; from the coding sequence ATGTTTTCATCCCTTAAAACCGCCTTTAAGTCTTTACGCACCAACAAGGGCCGAACGGCTTTGGCGATTTTAGGCATAGTAATCGGCATAGCGTCGGTCATAATAGTCTTCTCGGCCGGCGAGGGAATCCGCCATCTGATTATCGGGCAGGTAGAATCCTTTGGAACCAATATTATTGAATCAGAGCCGCGGGTGCCGAAAAAAACCGCTAAAGGAAGAGCCTCGGACACCGAACAGGGCATGGCGGCGGCTCAAGGCGTCCAGGTTACTTCCATGAAATTGAAAGATATGGATGATATTGATAAATTGCCGAACGTAAAAGAAAGCTATGGCGCGGTTTTAGGCCAGGAGCAGGCCAGCTACGGCAATGAACTTAAAAAAGTTTTTGTCGAAGGAGTAAGCGCGAGCTACATTGACATTGACCAAAGCGAAATCGACTCCGGCCGTTTTTTTACCGATGCCGAAGACCGCTCATTGGCCGAGGTGGCGGTTCTTGGTTCGGAAATCAGTAATCAGCTGTTCGGCGATTCTGACCCTTTGGACAAGTGGATAAGGGTAAGAAAACAAAAATTCCGGATTATCGGCGTCTTAAAAGAACGGGGTTCAATGGGCGGAGTAATGAATTTCGACCAATTTGTTTTTATCCCGCTTCGCACCCTGCAAAAAAAGATTATGGGCATTGACCATGTATTATATATGATCCATGAGCTAAATGACGTAAGTCTGGCAGATGAAACCGCCGCCGAAATAAAAACGATTTTAAGAACCAATCATAACATCACCGATCCGGACCGGGATGATTTTGCCGTTACTACCATGGCCGAGATGATGAAAATTTTGGGGACTGTTACCAACGCCATTACCCTTTTACTTCTAACTATTGTCGCCATATCATTAGTCGTCGGCGGCGTTGGCGTTATGAATATTATGTACGTAATGGTTTCCGAGCGGACGCCGGAAATTGGATTGCGCAAATCAATCGGCGCGAAATTTTCGGATATCATGGGCCAGTTTTTGTTTGAATCAATCCTTATCACCCTTACGGGCGCGATTGTGGGAATCGTTCTCGGGGTGTTATTATCATTTTTAATCGCGCTCGCGGCCAGAGGCTTTGGACTGGCCTGGGAATTTGCCGTTCCGCTTCGCGCTTATCCCGTGGCCATAGGTTTTTCTTTATTATTCGGCTTGGCCTTCGGCCTGTATCCGGCGAGGAAGGCGGCGCGTCTTGACCCGGTTGAAGCTTTGCGCCGCGAATAA
- the mutM gene encoding bifunctional DNA-formamidopyrimidine glycosylase/DNA-(apurinic or apyrimidinic site) lyase: MPELPEVETIKDDLNRKIKGAVIFDFWTDWKKGIKMDLAKFKKNITGRKILEVKRRGKNLLIFLSGKLVIHIHLKMTGHLLVKMAGGREQAIDKNSHFSEKVNQYIHHIWYLKKNGKKFQMDFSDLRKFAKIRLMTAEELESDKELNSLGVEPLALDFTLNKFKKILERKNNWFVRDILMEQNLIAGIGNIYVSEILFEAGVMPKRRAHDLSLGEVKKVYSAIKSVLKKAVALRGTSDSDYRDTSGAKGRFQEVLKVYNQEGKKCARLRCAGVVKREKHKQRSAFFCEGCQR, encoded by the coding sequence ATGCCCGAACTGCCGGAAGTCGAAACTATTAAAGATGATTTAAACCGCAAAATTAAAGGCGCGGTGATTTTTGATTTTTGGACTGACTGGAAGAAGGGGATTAAGATGGATTTGGCGAAATTTAAAAAAAACATAACGGGGCGAAAAATTCTGGAAGTAAAAAGGCGGGGAAAAAATCTGCTCATATTTTTAAGCGGCAAACTGGTTATACATATCCACCTTAAGATGACCGGGCATTTATTAGTAAAGATGGCTGGCGGCCGGGAACAGGCAATTGATAAAAATAGTCATTTTAGCGAAAAAGTAAACCAATACATCCATCATATCTGGTATCTTAAAAAAAACGGGAAAAAATTCCAGATGGATTTTTCCGATTTAAGGAAGTTCGCGAAGATCAGGTTAATGACAGCCGAAGAACTGGAAAGCGATAAAGAATTAAATAGCTTAGGGGTTGAGCCCTTGGCTCTGGATTTTACCCTGAATAAATTTAAAAAAATACTGGAGCGGAAGAACAATTGGTTTGTCCGGGATATTTTAATGGAACAGAATTTAATCGCCGGAATCGGGAATATTTACGTTTCGGAAATTTTATTTGAAGCCGGAGTGATGCCGAAAAGGCGGGCGCATGATTTATCTCTAGGCGAGGTGAAAAAGGTTTATTCGGCGATTAAAAGTGTGCTGAAAAAAGCCGTGGCCTTGCGCGGCACGTCGGATTCGGACTACCGCGATACTTCCGGCGCCAAGGGTCGGTTCCAGGAAGTTTTAAAAGTTTATAACCAGGAAGGGAAGAAATGCGCGCGCCTCCGATGCGCCGGAGTTGTTAAACGCGAAAAACACAAGCAAAGGAGCGCGTTTTTTTGCGAAGGATGCCAGCGTTAA